The Falco cherrug isolate bFalChe1 chromosome 15, bFalChe1.pri, whole genome shotgun sequence genome includes a region encoding these proteins:
- the APLN gene encoding apelin, translating into MAAPRWLLALLLLWLALAAAGPLGQVPNGKDAENGLIQTLVQPRGARRGAGHRPGGWRRYRRPRPRLSHKGPMPF; encoded by the exons aTGGCCGCGCCGCGCTGGCTCctggcgctgctgctgctctggctcgCCCTGGCCGCTGCGG ggccacTGGGCCAGGTGCCGAATGGGAAGGATGCGGAGAATGGCCTCATCCAAACCCTGGTGCAGCCGCGGGGTGCGCGGCGTGGGGCTGGGCACCGGCCGGGCGGCTGGCGGAGGTaccggcggccccggccccggcttTCCCACAAGGGCCCCATGCCTTTCTGA
- the SASH3 gene encoding SAM and SH3 domain-containing protein 3 isoform X1, with the protein MLRRKPSNASEKEPGHKKLSLQRSSSFKDFAKSKVSSPVPSEKEFSLDENIPEDESSSASPDDTARSSGMRLGKKWRAVISRTMNRKMGRMVVKALAEGKGDVEEEGSLCPLSPASSTEETSHEKVPPSYLEMEEDGHPSIGRQLSSGSELSSPGPSGSNRDSLQLEESSPAYTGPFCGRARVHTDFTPSPYDKDSLKLRKGDIISIIEKPPMGTWTGLLNNRVGSFKFIYVDVIPEETAPARKSRGPSKSKRLKPKTLHELLERINLQEHTSTLLLNGYQTLEDFKELRETHLNELNITDPQHRAKLLTAAELLLDYDTASEPEEGDSSEAQPLPSELKGDIPRDSGCFEGSETLDSSREDAELGGPEGQLRALSLAESS; encoded by the exons ATGCTGCGCCGCAAGCCCTCCAACGCCAGTGAGAAGGAGCCAGGACACAAGAAG ctctccctccaGCGCTCCAGCAGCTTCAAGGACTTTGCCAAGTCCAAAGTCAGCTCCCCTGTGCCGAGTGAGAAGGAGTTCAGCTTGGATGAGAAT ATCCCCGAGGACGAGtccagcagtgccagccctgACGATACTGCACGAAGCAGCGGGATGAGGTTGGGCAAGAAGTGGCGGGCCGTCATCTCCCGCACCATGAACCGGAAGATGGGCAGGATGGTTGTGAAAGCACTAGCAGAGGGGAAG GGAGACGTGGAGGAGGAGGGGTCCCTGtgccccctgtccccagccagcagcacagaggagacGAGCCACGAAAAGGTGCCCCCATCTTACCTGGAGATGGAGGAAGATGGGCACCCATCTATCGGCCGTCAGCTGTCCAGCG GCAGTGAACTTTccagccccggcccctcggGCAGCAACCGGGACAGcttgcagctggaggagagcagcccAGCCTACACTGGCCCCTTCTGTGGCCGTGCCCGTGTCCACACTGACTTCACACCCAGCCCTTACGACAAGGACTCACTGAAGCTGCGG AAAGGGGACATCATTAGCATCATCGAGAAGCCGCCCATGGGCACCTGGACGGGGCTGCTCAACAACAGGGTGGGCTCCTTCAAGTTCATCTATGTGGATGTCATCCCTGAGGAGACAGCTCCTGCCCGCAAGAGCCGTGGCCCCAGCAAGAGCAAGCGGCTCAAGCCCAAGACCCTCCACGAGCTGCTGGAGCGCATCAACCTGCAG gaGCACACCTCCACCCTGCTGCTGAACGGCTACCAGACACTGGAGGACTTCAAGGAGCTGCGGGAGACCCACCTCAACGAGCTGAACATCACGGACCCCCAGCACCGTGCCAAGCTGCTCACGGCTGCCGAGCTCCTCCTGGATTATGACA cagcGAGCGAGCCAGAGGAAGGTGACAGCTCCGAAGCCCAGCCTTTGCCCTCAGAGCTCAAAGGGGACATTCCCCGGGACTCAGGCTGCTTCGAGGGATCAGAGACCCTAGACAGCAGCCGGGAAGATGCTGAATTGGGTGGTCCTGAGGGGCAGCTGCGGGCTCTCTCCCTGGCAGAGTCGTCctga
- the SASH3 gene encoding SAM and SH3 domain-containing protein 3 isoform X2: MLRRKPSNASEKEPGHKKLSLQRSSSFKDFAKSKVSSPVPSEKEFSLDENIPEDESSSASPDDTARSSGMRLGKKWRAVISRTMNRKMGRMVVKALAEGKGDVEEEGSLCPLSPASSTEETSHEKVPPSYLEMEEDGHPSIGRQLSSGSELSSPGPSGSNRDSLQLEESSPAYTGPFCGRARVHTDFTPSPYDKDSLKLRKGDIISIIEKPPMGTWTGLLNNRVGSFKFIYVDVIPEETAPARKSRGPSKSKRLKPKTLHELLERINLQEHTSTLLLNGYQTLEDFKELRETHLNELNITDPQHRAKLLTAAELLLDYDTSEPEEGDSSEAQPLPSELKGDIPRDSGCFEGSETLDSSREDAELGGPEGQLRALSLAESS; encoded by the exons ATGCTGCGCCGCAAGCCCTCCAACGCCAGTGAGAAGGAGCCAGGACACAAGAAG ctctccctccaGCGCTCCAGCAGCTTCAAGGACTTTGCCAAGTCCAAAGTCAGCTCCCCTGTGCCGAGTGAGAAGGAGTTCAGCTTGGATGAGAAT ATCCCCGAGGACGAGtccagcagtgccagccctgACGATACTGCACGAAGCAGCGGGATGAGGTTGGGCAAGAAGTGGCGGGCCGTCATCTCCCGCACCATGAACCGGAAGATGGGCAGGATGGTTGTGAAAGCACTAGCAGAGGGGAAG GGAGACGTGGAGGAGGAGGGGTCCCTGtgccccctgtccccagccagcagcacagaggagacGAGCCACGAAAAGGTGCCCCCATCTTACCTGGAGATGGAGGAAGATGGGCACCCATCTATCGGCCGTCAGCTGTCCAGCG GCAGTGAACTTTccagccccggcccctcggGCAGCAACCGGGACAGcttgcagctggaggagagcagcccAGCCTACACTGGCCCCTTCTGTGGCCGTGCCCGTGTCCACACTGACTTCACACCCAGCCCTTACGACAAGGACTCACTGAAGCTGCGG AAAGGGGACATCATTAGCATCATCGAGAAGCCGCCCATGGGCACCTGGACGGGGCTGCTCAACAACAGGGTGGGCTCCTTCAAGTTCATCTATGTGGATGTCATCCCTGAGGAGACAGCTCCTGCCCGCAAGAGCCGTGGCCCCAGCAAGAGCAAGCGGCTCAAGCCCAAGACCCTCCACGAGCTGCTGGAGCGCATCAACCTGCAG gaGCACACCTCCACCCTGCTGCTGAACGGCTACCAGACACTGGAGGACTTCAAGGAGCTGCGGGAGACCCACCTCAACGAGCTGAACATCACGGACCCCCAGCACCGTGCCAAGCTGCTCACGGCTGCCGAGCTCCTCCTGGATTATGACA cGAGCGAGCCAGAGGAAGGTGACAGCTCCGAAGCCCAGCCTTTGCCCTCAGAGCTCAAAGGGGACATTCCCCGGGACTCAGGCTGCTTCGAGGGATCAGAGACCCTAGACAGCAGCCGGGAAGATGCTGAATTGGGTGGTCCTGAGGGGCAGCTGCGGGCTCTCTCCCTGGCAGAGTCGTCctga
- the XPNPEP2 gene encoding xaa-Pro aminopeptidase 2 produces MHPPQWIAAWVLLLHGCATGWPLQGASARTSVRDCSVDPPYLPPTATNTTARLAALRGTMRAHSVHAYIVPSTDAHMSEYIAERDSRLGWLTGFTGSAGTVVVTQDKAALWTDSRYWTQAERQLDCNWELQRTPWIESIGLWILEAVPAEGNISLDPFLFSIDAWNSYSQALRGSGRTLLPIETNLVDQVWGDQRPPPASGEIYSLPAAFTGSSWQEKVAGIRQQMKQHIQRPTAVLLSGLEETAWLFNLRGDDIPYNPVFYSYTLLTNSSISLFVDKRRLAAAARQSLQAGCPGPLCVELWEYGQARAQLQYYAQGNVTIWLGTEYTTYGLYSVIPQEKLLEDSYSPVMLAKAVKNAKEQEMLRAAHVRDAVAVIQYLLWLEKMVPQGQVDEFSGAQYIDALRQAQEHSHGPSFQSISASGLNAALAHYSPSNQSSRKLSVGEMYLSDTGGQYLDGTTDITRTVHWGVPTPLQKEAYTRVLMGNIDLSRLIFPPNTAGRVVESFARRALWDVGLNYGHGTGHGIGNFLSVHEWPVGFQSNNVPLTAGMFTSIEPGYYRDGEFGIRIEDVALVVEAQTEHQTGEKPFLTFEVVSLVPYDRNLIDLSLLSSEQIRYLNAYYETIRARVGPELLRQQLEEAYRWLQRSTEPFPLGSAATTVAAATTTPGMLPLASLLSVLLTRLQA; encoded by the exons atGCACCCCCCACAGTGGATCGCAGCCTGGGTGCTCCTGCTCCACG gctgtgccacaggCTGGCCACTGCAGGGCGCCTCCGCCAGGACCAGCGTCCGGGACTGCTCCGTGGACCCACCG TACCTGCCCCCTACGGCCACCAACACAACCGCGCGGCTTGCTGCTCTGCGGGGCACCATGCGAGCCCACAGCGTCCATGCCTACATCGTGCCCTCCACGGACGCCCACATG AGTGAGTACATCGCTGAACGGGATtccaggctgggctggctgaCCGGCTTCACCGGCTCTGCAG GCACTGTCGTGGTGACGCAGGACAAGGCTGCCCTGTGGACCGACAGCCGCTACTGGACCCAGGCAGAGCGGCAGCTGGACTGCAACTGGGAGCTGCAGCGGACAC CCTGGATCGAGTCCATTGGGCTGTGGATCCTGGAGGCAGTTCCTGCTGAGGGGAACATCAGCTTGGaccccttcctcttctccatcG ACGCCTGGAACAGCTACAGCCAGGCTCTGCGTGGCTCTGGCAGGACCCTGCTCCCCATTGAGACCAACCTTGTGGATCAAGTGTGGGGTGACCAGAGACCCCCTCCAGCCTCTGGTGAGATCTACAGCCTCCCAGCAGCATTCACAG ggagcagctggcaggagaaggTGGCTGGGATTCGGCAGCAGATGAAGCAGCACATTCAACgtcccacagctgtgctgctgtcagggTTGGAGGAGACAGCCT GGCTCTTCAACCTCCGTGGAGACGACATCCCCTACAACCCTGTCTTCTATTCCTACACCCTGCTGACCAACTCTAGCATAAG CCTGTTCGTGGACAAGAGGCGGCTGGCGGCAGCAGCACGGCAGTCCCTGCAGGCCGGCTGCCCCGGGCCTCTGTGCGTGGAGCTGTGGGAATACGGGCAGGCACGTGCCCAGCTCCAGTACTATGCCCAGGGCAACGTCACCATCTGGTTAGGCACTGAGTACACCACCTATGGCCTCTACAGCGTCATACCCCAG gagaagctgctggaggacaGCTACTCCCCCGTCATGCTGGCCAAGGCTGTGAAAAATGCCAaggagcaggagatgctgcGGGCTGCTCAC GTTAGGGATGCAGTGGCTGTCATCCAGTACCTGCTGTGGCTGGAGAAGATGGTCCCGCAGGGACAGGTGGACGAGTTTTCGGGGGCACAGTATATCGACGCACTCCGCCA GGCCCAGGAGCACAGCCACGGACCCAGCTTCCAGTCCATCTCAGCCAGTGGGCTCAACGCGGCACTGGCCCATTACAG CCCCTCCAACCAGAGCAGTCGGAAGCTGTCTGTGGGTGAGATGTACCTTTCGGACACTGGAGGGCAATATCT GGACGGGACGACAGACATCACACGGACAGTGCACTGGGGTGTGCCAACCCCACTCCAGAAG GAAGCCTACACCCGTGTGCTGATGGGCAACATCGACCTGTCCCGCCTCATCTTCCCACCCAACACAGCAG GGAGAGTGGTGGAGTCCTTTGCCCGCCGAGCACTCTGGGATGTGGGACTCAACTATGGCCACGGGACCGGCCATGGCATCGGCAACTTCCTCTCAGTCCATGAGT GGCCCGTGGGCTTCCAGTCCAACAACGTGCCACTGACGGCCGGCATGTTCACCTCCATCG AGCCTGGGTACTACCGGGACGGCGAGTTTGGGATCCGCATCGAGGACGTTGCTCTCGTGGTGGAGGCACAGACTGAG CACCAGACTGGGGAGAAGCCCTTCCTGACCTTTGAGGTGGTGTCCCTGGTGCCCTACGACCGAAACCTCATTGACCTCAGCCTTCTGTCATCAGAGCAG ATCCGGTACCTGAACGCCTACTATGAGACCATCCGGGCGCGCGTGGGGCCAGAGCTGCTgcggcagcagctggaggaggcgTACCGCTGGCTGCAGAGGAGTACAGAGCCCTTCCCACTGGGCAGTGCCGCCACCACCGtcgctgctgccaccaccaccccggGCATGCTGCCCCTCGCCTCCCtcctctctgtgctgctcaCCAGGCTGCAGGCCTGA